One genomic region from Clarias gariepinus isolate MV-2021 ecotype Netherlands chromosome 22, CGAR_prim_01v2, whole genome shotgun sequence encodes:
- the plagx gene encoding pleiomorphic adenoma gene X has product MFNGKEQLNSHLQTHDSNKQDLQCEECGKHYNTRLGLRRHVATHATSVTGDLTCKVCRQVFESMSTLLEHLSTHTGRPPPGGAVRERKHQCERCGQRFFTRKDVRRHAVVHTGRRDFLCPRCAQRFGRRDHLTRHLKKSHAQELDVLTSAPTNVVKEEPSLTMCSSGSPKDASEAFSMGMFNPQGLQNASTSGVGHHHSVVPGPLSSSMGVGCYFEPSKHQPQQYHEAQRYQPASATSYLKAEMENFLNELQCGPMPPQATVATSASRPSDLVPDSLGGQNAHFTLRNSFVTTEPSPSAANVDLSPLLGFLPFGLPPYSAPLSSGGLVMGYSTTTTDCSPTPTSQLPGPLASFQPQSLHEPQALGHLNQPPGFSPTLPRFHQAFQQ; this is encoded by the coding sequence ATGTTCAATGGAAAGGAGCAGCTGAACAGCCACTTGCAGACCCATGACTCCAACAAGCAAGACCTGCAGTGTGAAGAGTGTGGCAAACACTACAACACTCGGCTGGGTCTGAGACGCCACGTGGCTACCCACGCCACCTCTGTGACCGGAGATCTTACCTGCAAGGTGTGCCGTCAGGTTTTCGAAAGCATGTCGACTCTCCTCGAGCACCTGAGCACCCATACCGGCCGCCCTCCACCGGGCGGAGCCGTGCGGGAACGGAAGCACCAGTGTGAACGCTGCGGTCAGCGCTTTTTCACTCGGAAGGACGTGAGGCGTCACGCCGTGGTGCACACAGGCAGAAGGGATTTCCTGTGCCCTCGCTGTGCCCAGCGTTTCGGCCGACGTGATCACCTCACCCGTCACCTGAAGAAGAGTCATGCCCAGGAGCTGGACGTCCTGACGTCTGCACCCACCAATGTGGTGAAGGAAGAACCAAGTCTGACCATGTGCAGCTCGGGATCCCCTAAGGATGCCTCGGAAGCCTTTTCGATGGGTATGTTCAATCCTCAAGGTCTGCAGAATGCCTCTACCTCAGGGGTCGGTCACCATCATTCTGTGGTGCCTGGGCCCTTATCCAGCTCCATGGGTGTGGGCTGCTATTTTGAGCCAAGCAAGCACCAGCCCCAACAATACCACGAGGCTCAGCGATACCAGCCTGCCTCTGCTACCTCATATCTGAAAGCTGAGATGGAGAACTTCCTGAATGAGCTTCAGTGTGGCCCGATGCCGCCTCAGGCTACAGTCGCAACCTCTGCTTCCAGACCGAGTGACCTTGTTCCTGATAGCCTGGGAGGTCAGAACGCCCACTTCACCCTCAGGAACTCCTTCGTCACCACGGAACCTTCTCCTTCCGCTGCTAATGTGGACCTCTCGCCACTGCTGGGCTTCCTGCCGTTTGGCCTGCCACCATACAGTGCCCCTTTGAGTTCAGGAGGCCTTGTGATGGGATACTCCACCACTACCACAGATTGCTCGCCGACTCCTACCTCTCAGCTCCCTGGGCCGCTCGCCTCGTTTCAGCCGCAGTCGCTGCACGAGCCGCAGGCCTTGGGGCATTTAAATCAGCCTCCTGGTTTCTCTCCTACTCTACCTCGATTTCATCAGGCCTTCCAACAGTGA